A portion of the Nitrospira defluvii genome contains these proteins:
- a CDS encoding 2Fe-2S iron-sulfur cluster-binding protein, which yields MAQEDTNVIDQPEVLRHKMVTIEISGKKYEVPEGITVIKALWHTGQEVVRGAGCLGGFCGACATYYRTKDDPKVRTCLACQMAVEDGMSFTIMPPFPARKALYDIQSLKDPKQDLFNLYPEAPLCRNCNACTEACPQKIDVREGVWKAVFGDFKSVSEMFMDCVMCGMCTPVCIADIAPNLVALYVSRAQGAHFTEKPQGLDIRIKEIQEGRYHDEWKKVLGMNEQELADHCATVK from the coding sequence ATGGCACAAGAAGACACGAACGTGATCGATCAGCCCGAAGTATTGCGCCACAAGATGGTGACGATTGAAATCTCCGGGAAGAAGTATGAAGTGCCGGAGGGGATCACCGTAATCAAGGCCTTGTGGCACACCGGACAGGAAGTGGTACGCGGAGCCGGTTGCCTGGGCGGATTTTGTGGGGCTTGCGCGACGTATTATCGGACGAAGGACGATCCTAAGGTTCGGACCTGTTTGGCCTGCCAGATGGCCGTCGAAGATGGAATGTCCTTTACCATCATGCCTCCGTTTCCAGCGCGCAAAGCGCTCTACGATATCCAGTCTCTCAAAGACCCCAAACAAGATCTTTTCAATTTGTATCCTGAGGCGCCGCTCTGTAGGAATTGCAATGCCTGTACAGAAGCGTGCCCACAGAAGATCGATGTGCGGGAAGGGGTGTGGAAGGCCGTCTTCGGAGATTTTAAGAGCGTTTCCGAGATGTTCATGGACTGCGTGATGTGCGGCATGTGCACGCCGGTGTGCATCGCAGATATCGCCCCTAATCTCGTGGCGTTGTATGTGAGCCGTGCACAGGGCGCTCATTTTACGGAAAAACCTCAGGGCCTCGATATCCGTATTAAGGAGATTCAGGAAGGCCGCTATCACGACGAGTGGAAGAAAGTGCTCGGCATGAATGAGCAGGAGTTAGCCGACCACTGCGCGACAGTGAAATAA
- a CDS encoding NADP-dependent isocitrate dehydrogenase, whose protein sequence is MAKADKIIYTKTDEAPMLATYSFLPIINAFTKAAGVSVELRDISLAGRVIAVFPEYLTAEQKQHDALAELGEMAKTPEANIIKLPNISASIPQLVATIKELQSQGYKLPDYPENPKDEKEKDIKTRYDKVKGSAVNPVLREGNSDRRAPLSVKAYARKHPHKMSPWSTDSKTHVSHMKGGDFRSNEKSMTIPAATTAKIEFVGADGKTTVLKEKITLQAGEVLDATFMSVKALRKFLEEQIEDAKSKGILWSLHMKATMMKVSDPKIFGHGVTVYYKDVFEKHAETFKKLGVDPDNGLGDVYAKIKSLPDDQRKAIEADIQAVYQKRPPMAMVNSDKGITNLHVPSDIIIDASMPPVIRDGGKMWGPDGKLADVKCVIPDASYAPVYHEVVEFCKQKGQFDPRTMGTIPNVGLMAQAAEEYGSHDKTFKAPGNGTIRIVDANGTVLHQHQVETGDIWRACQVKDAPIQDWVKLAVSRARATGAPAVFWLDKTRAHDAELIKKVNAYLPKHDTNGLEIKIMSPAEACRFSIERMKEGKDTISVTGNVLRDYLTDLFPILEIGTSAKMLSIVPLLNGGGLFETGAGGSAPKHVQQFQEEGYLRWDSLGEFLALAASLEHLAKVGNNAVAKILADTLDQANAKFLESNKSPARKVGEIDNRGSHFYLALYWAQALAAQTADKKIAEKFTKIAKDLSDNEKKIDGELLAAQGKPQDVGGYFHPDDAKAAKAMRPSATLNAIIDAIA, encoded by the coding sequence ATGGCAAAAGCAGACAAAATTATCTATACGAAGACCGACGAAGCGCCAATGCTGGCAACCTATTCGTTCCTGCCGATTATCAATGCCTTCACAAAGGCAGCTGGCGTGAGCGTGGAGTTGCGTGATATCTCGCTCGCGGGCCGGGTGATCGCGGTGTTCCCGGAATACCTCACCGCCGAGCAGAAGCAGCATGACGCGCTCGCTGAATTAGGCGAGATGGCGAAGACGCCTGAAGCCAATATCATCAAACTGCCGAACATCAGCGCCTCCATCCCACAGCTCGTGGCGACTATCAAGGAGTTGCAGAGTCAGGGCTACAAGCTTCCGGACTATCCGGAGAATCCGAAGGACGAGAAGGAAAAAGACATCAAGACTCGCTATGACAAAGTTAAGGGTAGCGCGGTCAATCCGGTGTTGCGGGAAGGTAACTCTGATCGGCGTGCGCCGCTGTCCGTCAAGGCGTATGCTCGGAAGCACCCCCATAAGATGTCGCCCTGGAGCACGGATTCCAAGACCCATGTCTCGCACATGAAGGGCGGAGACTTCCGTTCGAACGAGAAATCAATGACGATCCCTGCGGCGACGACTGCGAAGATCGAGTTTGTCGGTGCGGACGGCAAGACCACTGTGCTGAAGGAGAAAATTACGCTGCAGGCCGGCGAAGTGCTCGATGCGACGTTCATGAGCGTCAAGGCGCTGCGAAAGTTTTTAGAAGAGCAAATCGAAGATGCGAAGAGTAAGGGGATCTTGTGGTCGCTCCACATGAAGGCAACCATGATGAAGGTCTCCGATCCGAAGATATTCGGCCATGGCGTAACTGTTTACTACAAAGACGTGTTCGAGAAGCACGCTGAGACCTTTAAAAAGCTGGGGGTCGATCCGGACAACGGTCTTGGCGACGTCTATGCAAAGATCAAGTCGCTTCCGGACGATCAGCGCAAGGCGATCGAAGCTGACATCCAGGCGGTCTATCAGAAGCGCCCCCCGATGGCGATGGTGAACAGCGATAAGGGCATCACCAATCTTCATGTCCCCAGCGACATCATCATCGATGCTTCAATGCCACCGGTCATTCGTGATGGGGGTAAAATGTGGGGCCCTGACGGCAAGCTTGCCGATGTCAAATGCGTGATCCCCGACGCCAGTTACGCGCCGGTCTATCACGAGGTTGTCGAGTTCTGTAAGCAGAAAGGCCAGTTCGATCCCCGCACGATGGGCACGATCCCGAATGTTGGATTGATGGCGCAAGCGGCAGAGGAGTACGGCTCTCACGACAAGACCTTTAAGGCCCCGGGCAACGGCACCATTCGGATCGTCGATGCGAACGGCACAGTCCTCCATCAACATCAGGTGGAGACTGGTGACATTTGGCGTGCCTGTCAGGTGAAGGATGCACCCATACAGGACTGGGTCAAGCTGGCCGTTTCGCGCGCCCGCGCGACCGGTGCTCCGGCTGTGTTCTGGTTGGACAAGACCCGCGCACATGACGCGGAATTGATCAAGAAGGTGAATGCCTACCTGCCGAAGCACGATACGAACGGACTGGAAATCAAGATCATGTCGCCCGCCGAGGCCTGCCGTTTCTCGATCGAGCGGATGAAGGAAGGCAAGGACACGATCTCGGTTACAGGTAATGTGCTTCGTGACTACCTCACGGATTTGTTCCCGATTCTGGAAATCGGCACCAGTGCCAAGATGCTCTCGATCGTTCCATTGCTCAACGGCGGCGGTTTGTTCGAGACCGGTGCGGGAGGCTCGGCGCCGAAGCACGTGCAGCAGTTCCAGGAGGAAGGCTACCTCCGATGGGATTCGCTCGGAGAGTTCCTTGCGTTGGCTGCTTCGCTTGAGCACTTGGCGAAGGTAGGCAACAACGCGGTCGCGAAAATTCTAGCGGATACGCTGGATCAAGCGAATGCCAAGTTCCTGGAAAGCAACAAGTCGCCAGCCCGTAAGGTGGGAGAAATCGACAACCGCGGTAGCCACTTCTATCTCGCACTCTACTGGGCGCAAGCATTGGCCGCGCAGACTGCAGACAAGAAGATTGCCGAGAAGTTCACAAAGATCGCCAAGGATCTGAGCGACAATGAAAAGAAGATCGACGGCGAACTGCTGGCGGCTCAGGGCAAGCCTCAGGATGTTGGCGGGTACTTTCACCCGGACGATGCGAAGGCTGCAAAGGCCATGCGGCCCAGTGCGACGCTGAATGCAATTATCGACGCGATCGCATAA
- a CDS encoding aconitate hydratase — MSMDLAHALYAKMPDVFAKARKRFGRGLTLAEKILVSHADNFDSQNWERGKAMLSLRPDRVAMQDATAQMAVLQFMQANKKKAAVPSTIHCDHLIRAEMGSQKDLLRALDENKEVYNFLASAAKKYGIGFWKPGAGIIHQVVLENYAFPGCLIIGTDSHTPNGGGLGGLAIGVGGADAGEVMAGLPWEVLHPKLIGVRLTGKLNGWASPKDVILYLCGLLTVKGGTNKIVEYFGPGAETISATGKGTICNMGAELGATTSVFPFDEKMVAYMKITDRADLAGYAQSHRDLLVADPEVAQSPEKYYDQIVEIDLSKLEPHVVGPHTPDLARPISKLKAEAQEKGYPVELKAALIGSCTNSSYEDISRSAHVAQQALKAGLKAKASFLISPGSERIYHTMKRDGFLDTFEQLGGTVLSNSCGPCIGQWKRADGIKGRADSIVSSFNRNFPGRNDGISETLSFLASPEVVTAYAITGDLGFDPVNQAVKGVDGKDFKFQPPVGEELPAKGFAKGEEGFVAPAEDGSNLTVDIPPTSERLQLLQPFPKWDGKDFEKLPLLIKTKGKTTTDHISPAGPWLKFRGHLDKISDNMFLGANNSFSSEPGKGTNVLTGESNLTIAQIARDYKAKGIGSIVVGDENYGEGSSREHAAMSPRFLNVRAVVTKSFARIHETNLKKQGILPLTFADPKDYEKIEQNDRISIVDLANLAPGKPVTVVLHKTGGDVKIQTNHSMTAQQITWFKAGSALNALN; from the coding sequence ATGTCCATGGATCTCGCCCACGCACTGTATGCCAAGATGCCGGATGTCTTCGCCAAGGCCAGAAAAAGGTTCGGCCGTGGCTTGACACTTGCCGAAAAGATTCTTGTGTCCCACGCGGATAACTTTGATAGTCAGAACTGGGAACGGGGCAAGGCCATGTTGTCGCTCCGTCCGGATCGTGTAGCTATGCAGGATGCTACGGCTCAGATGGCCGTGCTGCAATTCATGCAGGCCAACAAAAAGAAGGCGGCAGTGCCAAGCACAATCCACTGTGATCACTTGATTCGTGCCGAGATGGGATCCCAAAAGGATCTCCTCCGCGCGCTCGACGAGAACAAGGAAGTCTATAACTTCCTGGCCTCTGCGGCGAAAAAGTATGGCATCGGTTTCTGGAAGCCAGGAGCGGGGATCATTCACCAAGTTGTGCTGGAAAATTATGCATTCCCCGGCTGTTTGATCATCGGGACCGACTCGCACACTCCGAACGGCGGTGGGTTGGGCGGATTGGCGATTGGTGTTGGCGGGGCAGATGCCGGCGAAGTCATGGCTGGACTTCCCTGGGAAGTGCTCCACCCTAAATTGATCGGCGTGCGACTGACCGGAAAGTTGAACGGCTGGGCCTCGCCGAAGGACGTGATCCTCTATTTGTGCGGTCTGCTTACCGTGAAGGGCGGAACCAACAAGATCGTTGAATATTTTGGCCCAGGTGCAGAGACGATCAGCGCTACCGGTAAGGGTACGATTTGCAATATGGGCGCGGAATTGGGTGCCACGACCTCCGTTTTCCCGTTCGATGAGAAGATGGTGGCGTACATGAAGATTACTGACCGCGCTGATCTGGCCGGTTATGCGCAGTCGCACAGAGACCTGTTGGTGGCGGATCCCGAAGTCGCTCAGTCGCCAGAAAAATATTACGATCAGATTGTCGAAATCGACCTGTCGAAACTAGAACCACATGTCGTAGGTCCACACACCCCTGACCTGGCGCGGCCCATTTCAAAATTGAAGGCCGAAGCCCAGGAAAAGGGATATCCGGTCGAGCTGAAGGCGGCATTGATCGGCAGCTGCACGAATTCCTCGTATGAGGACATCAGTCGTTCCGCTCACGTGGCTCAGCAGGCGTTGAAGGCCGGTTTGAAGGCCAAAGCTTCGTTCCTGATCTCTCCGGGGTCCGAACGCATTTATCACACGATGAAGCGGGATGGGTTCTTGGACACCTTCGAACAGCTGGGCGGCACTGTGCTGTCGAATTCTTGTGGCCCCTGCATTGGACAGTGGAAACGGGCAGATGGAATCAAAGGCCGTGCGGACTCCATCGTCAGCTCCTTCAACCGCAATTTCCCGGGTCGCAACGACGGCATCAGCGAAACGCTGTCATTCCTCGCCAGCCCGGAAGTTGTGACCGCCTATGCTATCACGGGCGATCTGGGTTTTGACCCAGTCAACCAGGCGGTCAAAGGAGTAGACGGGAAAGACTTCAAATTTCAGCCGCCAGTGGGGGAGGAATTGCCGGCCAAGGGATTTGCAAAAGGCGAAGAAGGTTTCGTCGCGCCGGCAGAAGACGGGTCGAACCTGACCGTGGATATTCCGCCGACCAGCGAACGACTGCAGTTGTTGCAGCCGTTCCCGAAATGGGATGGCAAGGACTTCGAAAAGCTGCCGTTGTTGATCAAGACTAAGGGCAAGACCACCACCGACCATATTTCTCCGGCCGGGCCGTGGCTCAAGTTTCGCGGTCACTTGGACAAGATTAGCGACAATATGTTCCTTGGTGCGAACAACAGCTTCTCATCGGAACCCGGGAAGGGGACCAACGTGCTCACCGGTGAGTCCAATCTCACGATCGCTCAGATCGCGCGGGACTACAAGGCAAAGGGAATCGGTTCCATTGTCGTGGGCGATGAGAACTACGGCGAGGGTAGCAGTCGCGAACATGCCGCCATGTCTCCGCGTTTCTTGAATGTCCGGGCGGTGGTCACCAAGAGCTTTGCCCGTATCCATGAGACGAATCTGAAGAAGCAGGGGATCCTTCCTCTGACGTTTGCCGATCCGAAGGATTACGAGAAGATTGAACAAAACGATCGTATCAGCATCGTGGATTTGGCCAATCTTGCACCGGGTAAGCCCGTGACAGTCGTCCTGCATAAGACTGGTGGTGATGTCAAAATTCAGACGAATCACAGCATGACCGCGCAGCAAATCACCTGGTTCAAGGCCGGATCAGCGTTAAATGCTTTGAACTAA
- a CDS encoding citrate/2-methylcitrate synthase, which produces MSILANKDTRVVIQGGQAGVNAARRMAEFCYLIKRPLNVEAFVYPPDAGKTNEIPYGSGLIAIPVYKSIAEATKHHPSINTSLVYIGADRAMKGGMEALDDSHIKVVSMITEGVPEKDAKLLGAHARKLGKVFNGPSSIGIISAGACRLGVIGGAFDNLVLSKLYREGSFGVITKSGGLSNEIIWICSQFADGITTAIGIGGDAYPGTDYVSYLEMFENDPQTKAVVIVGEMGGDLEERAAEWYGAKKRRIKLIGVVSGFCQESLPKGMKFGHAGAKEGMKGEGSARSKSDALKKAGAIVPPTFGALGPVIKETYEELLKSGQVKPVVEPATLPRLPKSIEEAMKADEVMVAPLIRTTISDDRGDEPCYDGYPASELINKGYEIPHVIGLLWDKRLISKQEAEIIKRIMMLSADHGPCVSGAYATILAACAGIGLSQAVAAGLIMIGPRFGGAVTDAGRFFKYAVDNKMAVDEFLAYMKKNHGPVPGIGHRVKSLRNPDKRVKELVGYVKSLNIKTPCLDFALEVEKVTAVKKDNLILNVDGTMAAVLVDIGFPVDSLNGFFILSRTIGLIGHWVDQKRQESRLIRLFDYLVNYAAPKRREVPPLK; this is translated from the coding sequence ATGAGTATTCTGGCAAACAAGGACACCCGCGTAGTGATTCAGGGTGGTCAAGCAGGTGTCAACGCGGCGCGACGGATGGCGGAGTTTTGCTACCTGATCAAGCGTCCTCTGAACGTGGAAGCCTTCGTCTACCCCCCCGATGCTGGGAAAACGAATGAAATCCCCTATGGCAGCGGATTGATCGCAATTCCTGTCTACAAGAGCATCGCGGAGGCGACCAAGCATCACCCTAGCATCAATACCAGTCTTGTCTACATCGGCGCCGACCGTGCTATGAAAGGCGGGATGGAAGCCTTGGATGATTCCCACATCAAGGTGGTCTCAATGATCACCGAGGGTGTGCCAGAAAAAGATGCCAAGTTGCTGGGTGCCCATGCTCGAAAGCTCGGCAAAGTCTTTAATGGTCCTTCCTCCATCGGCATCATTTCAGCCGGTGCCTGCCGTTTGGGAGTTATCGGCGGTGCATTCGACAACCTTGTCCTTTCCAAGCTGTATCGAGAAGGTTCGTTCGGCGTCATTACGAAGTCGGGCGGCCTTTCTAATGAGATCATCTGGATCTGCTCCCAGTTCGCAGACGGTATCACGACGGCGATCGGCATCGGTGGCGACGCCTATCCTGGGACCGATTACGTCAGCTATCTGGAGATGTTCGAAAACGATCCGCAGACGAAGGCGGTCGTGATCGTCGGGGAAATGGGTGGCGATCTTGAGGAGCGTGCCGCCGAGTGGTATGGCGCGAAGAAGCGGCGGATCAAGCTAATTGGCGTTGTGTCCGGCTTCTGTCAGGAGAGCTTGCCGAAGGGGATGAAATTCGGTCATGCCGGGGCAAAGGAAGGCATGAAGGGCGAAGGATCGGCCCGCTCCAAATCGGATGCGCTCAAGAAGGCAGGCGCGATTGTTCCGCCGACCTTCGGGGCGTTAGGCCCGGTCATCAAGGAAACGTACGAAGAGTTGCTCAAGTCCGGTCAGGTGAAACCAGTGGTGGAGCCGGCAACCCTGCCGAGGCTGCCAAAGTCCATAGAAGAAGCAATGAAAGCCGATGAAGTCATGGTGGCCCCGTTGATCCGCACCACGATCAGCGACGACCGGGGCGATGAGCCCTGTTACGACGGATACCCGGCCTCCGAGCTCATCAACAAAGGCTACGAAATCCCGCACGTGATCGGTCTGCTCTGGGATAAGCGGCTTATCTCCAAGCAGGAAGCTGAAATTATCAAGCGCATTATGATGCTTTCTGCTGATCACGGTCCCTGCGTGAGTGGCGCCTACGCGACCATCCTTGCAGCCTGTGCCGGTATTGGTTTGTCCCAGGCGGTAGCTGCTGGTCTGATCATGATCGGGCCTCGGTTCGGCGGGGCCGTTACGGATGCTGGACGATTCTTCAAGTACGCCGTCGACAATAAGATGGCGGTGGACGAATTCCTGGCCTATATGAAGAAAAATCACGGTCCGGTTCCGGGCATCGGCCATCGCGTGAAGAGCCTGCGTAACCCAGACAAGCGTGTGAAGGAACTGGTTGGGTACGTAAAGAGCCTGAACATTAAGACCCCCTGCCTTGACTTCGCGTTGGAAGTCGAGAAAGTTACAGCAGTCAAGAAGGACAATCTGATTCTGAATGTCGACGGGACCATGGCGGCCGTGTTGGTCGATATCGGGTTCCCGGTCGACAGTTTAAACGGCTTCTTTATTCTTTCCCGGACGATTGGTCTGATCGGCCATTGGGTGGACCAGAAGCGCCAGGAGAGCCGCTTGATACGGTTGTTCGATTATCTGGTGAATTATGCGGCGCCCAAACGACGCGAAGTGCCGCCGCTTAAATAA
- a CDS encoding ATP citrate lyase citrate-binding domain-containing protein produces the protein MAKVLEGPGMGLMKKWGIHVPNYVVVTSADELTKLGQANDWMKASKLVAKAHEALGSRFKLGLVKVGLDLQGAIAATKEMIGRQVGSITVSQVIVSEMVPHKEEYYCAVKSTREGSEILVANCGGIEVESNWERVKRLCLEVGQQPTSEGLEKLAKEAGFTGALAKKMAEFAGKMFTCFDSEDAQYLEVNPVVTRESDGELVALDAVTLLDGDAKFRHPDWNFAFAAEFGRAYSKDEVEVMAVDSKIKGSVKFIEIPGGDTAMLPAGGGASVYYSDAVVARGGKLANYAEYSGDPPDWAVEVLTEKVCSLPGIKNIIVGGAIANFTDVKKTFGGIINGFRKAKADGKLKGVKIWVRRGGPREKEGLDAMRALKEEGFDINVFDRNTPLTDIVDKALQTK, from the coding sequence ATGGCGAAAGTGCTCGAAGGCCCAGGCATGGGGCTGATGAAGAAGTGGGGGATCCACGTCCCGAACTATGTGGTGGTGACCTCTGCTGATGAATTGACCAAACTTGGACAGGCTAATGACTGGATGAAGGCATCCAAGTTGGTTGCTAAGGCGCATGAAGCATTGGGCTCGCGTTTCAAGCTCGGCCTGGTGAAGGTCGGCTTAGATTTGCAGGGTGCCATAGCTGCGACGAAGGAAATGATTGGTCGGCAAGTCGGAAGCATTACGGTGTCGCAAGTCATCGTGTCAGAGATGGTTCCACACAAGGAAGAATATTACTGCGCGGTGAAGTCGACCCGAGAAGGCAGCGAGATTCTCGTCGCCAACTGCGGTGGCATCGAGGTCGAATCAAACTGGGAGCGCGTCAAGCGGTTATGCCTAGAGGTTGGCCAGCAGCCGACTTCAGAGGGGTTGGAGAAGTTAGCTAAGGAGGCCGGATTCACCGGGGCCTTGGCCAAGAAGATGGCGGAATTCGCCGGCAAGATGTTCACCTGCTTCGACAGCGAGGATGCCCAGTATCTTGAAGTGAATCCGGTCGTTACTCGTGAAAGTGATGGGGAGTTAGTCGCGCTGGATGCCGTGACGCTGCTTGATGGTGACGCCAAGTTCCGCCATCCGGACTGGAACTTCGCCTTCGCGGCGGAATTCGGACGCGCCTATTCCAAGGATGAAGTTGAAGTCATGGCGGTGGACAGTAAAATCAAGGGCTCAGTCAAATTTATCGAAATCCCCGGGGGCGACACGGCAATGCTGCCTGCCGGCGGCGGTGCCAGCGTGTACTACTCCGATGCGGTGGTAGCCCGAGGCGGCAAATTGGCCAATTACGCGGAATATTCTGGGGATCCTCCTGACTGGGCAGTCGAGGTATTGACCGAGAAGGTTTGCTCGTTGCCCGGAATCAAGAACATCATTGTCGGTGGCGCGATTGCGAATTTCACCGACGTGAAGAAGACCTTCGGTGGCATCATCAACGGCTTCCGCAAGGCGAAAGCGGATGGCAAGTTGAAGGGCGTGAAGATTTGGGTCCGCCGTGGCGGACCGCGCGAAAAGGAAGGTCTCGACGCGATGCGGGCTCTGAAGGAAGAAGGCTTCGATATCAATGTCTTCGACCGGAATACGCCGCTGACCGACATTGTCGACAAGGCGCTCCAAACGAAATGA
- the mutM gene encoding bifunctional DNA-formamidopyrimidine glycosylase/DNA-(apurinic or apyrimidinic site) lyase → MPELPEAEVAARQLRARVMGSTVRNCWIGRPDIVREGLASLEWYRGTKIAGVERRGKSVILAFAGATQTRFLAAELGMTGLLLFQGAHTKHPQHTHCILQLEGADEPEIRYWNPRRFGRLSFLDQTGLDRYTSRRFGYDPLTITRGQFVQMLGSTRRRLKPLLMHQQLIAGIGNIYANEILFRAGLHPDQPADRVGGTAATRLYEMMGEVLREAILMGGSSVRDYFAPDGTEGRYKQKHLVYGKAGERCPNGCEASIKRSIGERSSFYCPVCQRLKSRRRA, encoded by the coding sequence ATGCCCGAATTGCCGGAAGCGGAAGTCGCTGCTCGTCAACTGCGCGCTCGCGTGATGGGATCGACGGTGCGAAATTGTTGGATTGGGCGGCCAGATATTGTGAGGGAGGGGCTCGCGTCGTTGGAGTGGTACCGTGGGACGAAGATCGCAGGGGTGGAACGCCGTGGGAAAAGTGTGATCCTAGCATTTGCCGGTGCGACGCAAACCAGATTCCTTGCCGCAGAATTAGGCATGACCGGACTACTCTTGTTCCAGGGGGCTCATACCAAACATCCTCAGCATACACATTGTATTTTGCAACTTGAGGGGGCGGATGAGCCGGAAATTCGCTACTGGAACCCTCGTCGATTCGGGCGCCTATCGTTTCTGGATCAAACGGGGTTAGATCGGTACACATCGCGTCGCTTTGGTTATGATCCCCTTACGATCACTCGAGGGCAATTTGTTCAGATGCTTGGATCCACGCGACGCAGGCTCAAGCCACTGTTGATGCACCAACAATTGATCGCGGGCATTGGAAATATCTATGCGAATGAGATTCTATTCCGTGCTGGCCTTCACCCCGATCAGCCGGCTGACCGAGTGGGAGGCACGGCGGCAACACGCCTGTATGAAATGATGGGAGAGGTGCTACGCGAAGCCATTCTGATGGGTGGCTCAAGTGTGCGCGATTACTTTGCGCCGGATGGGACGGAGGGGCGTTATAAACAGAAACATTTGGTCTATGGGAAGGCTGGTGAGCGTTGTCCGAATGGGTGCGAGGCCAGCATTAAGCGCTCAATTGGTGAGCGAAGTTCCTTCTATTGCCCCGTTTGCCAACGGCTGAAGTCTCGACGCCGCGCATAG
- a CDS encoding dual specificity protein phosphatase family protein: protein MHMINKRLLVGNADDARNPPPQVGAVLMVAEEQHVTVPDRVLYAKIPLKEFGEPGAAALTQAVDWIEVNLPKQRLMVCCRVGMGRSVSVVIAYLCCVEGMTYPDAVKLVLTRRPGGMPLPRLEEVIDVVKCRRRERLGPPAPTIV from the coding sequence ATGCACATGATTAACAAGCGACTGCTCGTTGGTAATGCCGATGATGCCAGAAATCCGCCTCCGCAGGTGGGGGCTGTCTTGATGGTAGCTGAGGAGCAACATGTAACAGTGCCCGATCGCGTCCTGTATGCCAAAATTCCTCTCAAGGAATTCGGGGAGCCTGGGGCTGCGGCGCTCACTCAGGCTGTAGACTGGATCGAGGTCAATCTGCCGAAGCAGCGCTTGATGGTCTGTTGTCGGGTTGGGATGGGACGTTCAGTTTCCGTGGTGATTGCCTACTTGTGTTGCGTCGAGGGGATGACGTATCCCGATGCGGTCAAGCTTGTGTTGACCAGGCGGCCTGGTGGAATGCCGTTACCTCGACTCGAAGAAGTTATTGACGTAGTGAAGTGCCGTCGTCGTGAGCGACTTGGCCCGCCAGCGCCTACCATCGTATAA
- a CDS encoding small ribosomal subunit Rsm22 family protein, with product MYELSSRISKVLATLTQFDGPELRPEALRDISRGVIRLSEMFTRGRSGIGTGYLEDAQLRQAYLAYYVPVNLAKVQILLAELQPLLAEHKGKEFRVLDVGGGPGTGALALVDWACSTSAPPPGTLRMTVMDRSGAALRGCTELWQSYIADVPECRNLPLQTVECNLEGTFPIPLQAGTQAPGYHLIVVQNVLSELYSESLDAAEKRVALVAKLLSALEEDGSLMLIEPALRATSRGLHELRNQLLGHYECSVYSPCLHDENCPALVRQDDWCHEERNWERPAWVAQLDEAVGFIKDTVKFSYVVFRKDGKTLVPRNAPSHRVVSELRVMKGEKRVWLCDSVGRSEVGRQDKDRSQSNAAFEQFHRGAIVKIGDIVRKERKGKISTLGRILPTGTAEIIRPAQN from the coding sequence ATGTACGAGTTATCTTCAAGGATATCAAAAGTCTTGGCGACGCTTACACAATTCGATGGGCCCGAGCTGCGGCCAGAGGCATTGAGAGACATTTCGCGCGGCGTGATCCGGCTATCGGAAATGTTCACCCGTGGCCGTTCGGGGATCGGGACAGGCTATTTAGAGGATGCCCAATTGCGGCAGGCTTATTTAGCTTACTATGTGCCGGTGAACCTCGCCAAAGTACAGATCCTGTTAGCTGAGCTGCAGCCGCTCCTAGCAGAACACAAAGGGAAGGAGTTTCGAGTCCTAGATGTTGGCGGAGGACCTGGTACCGGAGCCCTTGCCCTCGTTGACTGGGCCTGTTCAACTTCCGCCCCGCCCCCTGGCACGCTCCGCATGACGGTGATGGACCGATCGGGGGCGGCGCTGAGAGGATGCACCGAGCTTTGGCAAAGTTACATCGCGGATGTGCCGGAGTGTCGGAACCTCCCGTTGCAGACTGTAGAGTGCAACTTGGAAGGCACGTTTCCCATTCCTCTCCAGGCAGGCACGCAAGCGCCTGGCTATCACCTTATTGTGGTTCAGAATGTACTTTCTGAACTCTATAGTGAGAGCCTAGATGCCGCGGAGAAAAGAGTTGCCTTGGTGGCAAAACTCCTGAGCGCTTTGGAAGAGGACGGCAGCTTGATGCTGATTGAACCAGCTCTTAGGGCGACTTCACGGGGGCTTCATGAGTTGCGGAACCAGCTACTCGGTCATTATGAATGTTCCGTATATAGCCCGTGCCTACATGACGAAAACTGCCCGGCATTGGTACGCCAGGATGACTGGTGCCACGAAGAGCGAAACTGGGAACGACCGGCTTGGGTCGCGCAGCTTGATGAGGCAGTGGGATTTATCAAAGATACTGTTAAGTTTTCCTACGTGGTCTTCCGCAAAGATGGGAAAACCCTGGTCCCGAGGAACGCGCCCTCCCATCGGGTTGTGAGTGAATTGCGGGTCATGAAGGGAGAAAAGAGGGTCTGGCTGTGTGATTCGGTGGGAAGATCAGAAGTTGGGCGTCAGGACAAGGATCGTTCGCAGTCAAATGCTGCGTTTGAGCAGTTCCACCGAGGCGCGATTGTCAAAATCGGCGACATTGTTCGGAAAGAACGAAAAGGAAAAATTTCCACTCTCGGGCGAATTCTCCCGACTGGCACGGCGGAAATTATTCGTCCAGCCCAGAACTAA